The Pandoraea vervacti DNA window AGGCTCACGAGGAACGCGAGCACCATCATGCCGGTGACGTACCAGTAGAAGGTCGGCTCCATGCCCGCCTTCTTCAGACCCAGCGCGACGTATTCGGCCGAGCCGCCGAAGATCGCGTTGGCGACGGCGTAGGCCAGGCCCACCCCCAGTGCGCGCACTTCGATCGGGAACATTTCCGCCTTCACGATGCCGCTGATCGACGTGTAGAAGCTCACGATCGCCAGTGCCAGACAGATGAGAAGGAACGCGGCCGTCGGGCTTTGCACCGTCTTGAGCGCTGTCAGGATCGGCACCGTGGCGATGGCGCCGAGTGCGCCGAACAGCAGCATGTTGTTACGACGGCCGATCTTGTCGGAGAGCATGCCGAAAATCGGCTGCATGCACATGTAGACGAACAGGCAGCCCGTCATGATGTAGCTCGCGGTCTTGATCGGCATGCCTGCCGTGTTCACCAGATACTTCTGCATGTAGGTGGTGAACGTGTAAAAGATCAGCGAACCGCCGGCCGTGTAGCCAAGCACCGTAAAGAACGCTGCCTTGTGATGACGGAACAGACCGGCGATCGAACCCGCGTCGCGGTTGTTACGGCTTGCTGCCGTCGACGTTTCATGCAGCGTACGACGCAGCATCAGCGCCACCACCGCCGTGATCGCCCCGACCACGAACGGAATGCGCCAACCCCACGCCTTCAGTTCCGCTTCGCTGAGCAATTGCTGAAGAATCACGACCACCAGCACGGCAAGCAACTGACCGCCAATGAGCGTCACGTACTGGAACGAGGAGAAGAAGCCGCGACGGCCCTTGAGCGCGACCTCGCTCATGTACGTTGCCGTCGTGCCGTATTCGCCACCGACCGACAGGCCTTGCAGCAGACGCGCGAACAGCAGCAGCGCCGGCGCCCAGTTTCCGATGCTTGCGTACGTCGGCAGCGCAGCAATCAGCAGCGAGCCGAAGCACATCATCATCACGGAGATGACCATCGAGTTCTTGCGGCCGTTACGGTCGGCGATACGGCCAAAGATCCAACCGCCGATAGGGCGCATCAGGAAACCCGCGGCAAACACGCCCGCGGTGTTGAGCAACTGCGCCGTGGGATCCGAACTGGGGAAGAACGCCGGGGCGAAATAGATCGCGCA harbors:
- a CDS encoding MFS family transporter, with product MRETATNSAETGNTPPTPEEVRKRVFAIVAASSGNLVEWFDFYIYAFCAIYFAPAFFPSSDPTAQLLNTAGVFAAGFLMRPIGGWIFGRIADRNGRKNSMVISVMMMCFGSLLIAALPTYASIGNWAPALLLFARLLQGLSVGGEYGTTATYMSEVALKGRRGFFSSFQYVTLIGGQLLAVLVVVILQQLLSEAELKAWGWRIPFVVGAITAVVALMLRRTLHETSTAASRNNRDAGSIAGLFRHHKAAFFTVLGYTAGGSLIFYTFTTYMQKYLVNTAGMPIKTASYIMTGCLFVYMCMQPIFGMLSDKIGRRNNMLLFGALGAIATVPILTALKTVQSPTAAFLLICLALAIVSFYTSISGIVKAEMFPIEVRALGVGLAYAVANAIFGGSAEYVALGLKKAGMEPTFYWYVTGMMVLAFLVSLRLPRQAKYLHHEH